The sequence below is a genomic window from Uranotaenia lowii strain MFRU-FL chromosome 2, ASM2978415v1, whole genome shotgun sequence.
TGACGGAAACGAATACGGCCATCGGTCTGATGAAGATGCTAGTAGCGATCAACTGTATGTCAAAACACGAGCCGAGGGCTTcaaccaaccccctggcaacttgacgtttcccatacaaatcgcgtgtgccagttttttctggttctctggttctgtcaaatcgaaaatccACTTGCTTAACATGTCGGATGGGCCCATAACGAAATATGATTTCATTGATTGATTCAATGGAATGGAAAATGATtcgtattcaaaattcatagCTTAGTTTTAATAAAGGGAAACTAGTTGAAAAAGTTCCAAGCAAGCAAATTTATAGCACGATAATTTGTGTGTTCTTCATTGGCTCTAAAACTTCTGGTCTGATCAAAATAATTACCTTATATCCGGCAGTTTTTGGGACAAGTACCTTTTATGAGATCTATTGTATACAATAAACGTCAAGTATAAAATTACCGCAATAATCTTCAATTGATTTTCGTTAAATACATGCATATGAATATTTCAGAAGGACcacaaaatcaaattaaagcaaaaattttcccttttttggaATGAGTACTCCTATTCAAAAGGTAAATTGGTAGAAAACTGAATGAGAATATTAATtttggtgatacattttttatttattctaaagtttaaaaaaacctcATTTGCACCGCATTTCATGATGGGCCCTTTTCATATGCATGACTTAAAAAGCATGTAAACAAGCGGTACACCAGCGACACCAGCGATTTTGGAACAGGCACACGAAACTCGCCTGagctgtcaagttgccagggggttgactTCAACGGAGTTGTTAAAAATCGCATCTTGggcggaaactttttttttgcgcaAAAACTACTTCCataaaatatttccgaaaagcgACGATTGCTTgtaataataatcgagaccaTCAGTGCGCTGTAcaggatttttgtatccaaccggCCAATATGGGTGACATTCCAGAACTGTCCCTAccgattcggctttcgaaactCGAGGTCTCTGAAGtctcaataagtttgcaacaaatgggacccagtttttcggagcagcaactatttcagtcagcacgtttaatagaaaaagaagttgaagatttttttgaaaagtatgattttaatataaatataataaacaaataaagttgaattttagttcaattgtttagtttgttgaattttgtatttcgGGTCAATGTGTTAGGAAATATAAGTGCCCGgcgttttgaaagcaaaatcgagcttaactcgaaaatatattcttatctgaacttattttattcaatcaagtcgttctacaattcaataagtttttaatcacaATCCAGCAAACGGGTGACACGGAATTGGAAACACCGGTAGGGAAACTGAACGCTTTACCGAAAGGATCAAAGTTAAATCGGTCGCCGAAAACAACCACCACCGGTTAAAAGCGGTGTCCTATTGATATGATGACGAGGTCAAGCGAAGCAAACATCCTGCTCGGAAGTTCTTGCTGCATCCATCATCAGACCCGATTGCTGGTCGTCGAAGCTGCTTGGCCTTGCTGCTGCTGTACGGTATGTTCAACCAGGATTTAGACCTTGACGTCACGTTACGGATAGCAGCTAACCCGTCGAATAACTGCCAACAACCCCCAGGCCCTTTTAAGACCAACattaatcgaaattttagcGAAAAAACTGAGGACTTaaatttactcggtccgtattaattaaagattaagattttcttcaaaagttttctcagtgcaatgctaaatttgaaaataattttgctaccgcccggtgcgcgaaagagtgtgtatcctaaaaccgggccgctgaaatgagcaaaaccgggccgcgtttactcacttattggtgcgtttgctctaacACCCTCATAATCTCATACCCGTTGCGGTATGAGAGTGATCAAacgcgtgagcattttcactatactcgcgattgctgcggatgcccttatCGCGCTAGAGTTTTCACACAAAAATTTCGTCGACCTCAAATGTCGCTCTACGATTTCGTACTTTTTCTCTCACCGTCTCTTGAATAAAGAACTGAATAATCAGCAATCATGTCTATTCCTATTTGGAAtaatcgattgaaaataaacatttttgagGTTCAGGTATATAATTCGTTAGTATTATTTTATTGTGAAactgtttttgataataattgtttttctAGATCAAAGAAGAGAATCCAAAACGATGAAGTCTTCCAGGAAAAATTCCAGTTATAAATCATCTGTTTGAAGTGtcaagttgaaatttaattgtgataaaatcagtgattttttcaattgtcattATATTATATCCAGTTTTAAAAAGTTGAACTGATTTCAATGATCTATTCCGGAACCGTGCAACCAGTCTACAACCATATAAAATATTTCGGTTTTTCAAGGAATCGAAAGAAAATGAAAGCGAAAACACTTTGGCTATTCTTCGTACCACAAAACATGATGTTGCGAagcataataaataaattttaaactaaattttttttaatcaacatatttggaaatattcagCATTTTCTTACAAAACACTTATGACATCTGgtcaaagaaatgttagaaaatgaaaaCTGTTTCGATCCAAAAACGGACTGAAGGATAGATAtgagaaaatggaaaatataaaacCAAATAATTTATGTAAGAAGAAAAGAACGTAATTTAATAATTCAGAATTTCTCAACACGCACTAATGATTGACAGACAAATGAACAACATGCGAAATTAGAGAAAATCTGGCTACttcgattgaaaaatatgttcaCTGCGTTCATTGTTGTGCGGTAACTTTTACCTATAAATAGAACGGCATTTGTGTTAATCGTGTCATTCTTAAAACGAATTTTGGAAAGCAACATCACTCCATGGAAACGGGGGAAGGCGACCACGAGAAGACGGCCAACGATCAGGACCAGGAAATCCCTCAGATTACGACACGGACTATTTTGTTTCTTCGTCTGGGTTTTGACCATTTCAACGGTCGAATTTTAGACCGATTCTGATTTCTCAATCTGAGATAACCTTCAGTCTATCATGAACGCTGAAATTTCATGAAGTAAACTTTGTCGACATAGAAAGATGTCTGCTTATAAGtgtaaacaaataattcaagaaCGTACAAAAAGATGATGAGAGAaaaatgtatgtaaatttttgacAGAGTGAATAATTTTCATGCGATTCTAGTTATTCGAGAAAATCACAataatgaaattacagaaattcatacattttaaagcttttgCATTAAACGTCAAAGATTCTGTGTTCGTATTTTGGCAGtcttaaaatgcaaaaatgtgccaaattacgtcaatttATCAATCttcctttcaaaattcatctggTGGGACTTAAACAGTCTTAaaggttcattgattgaaaagtatggtttttacagcactttttaaacattttttgtggtcatgatcttaagaaaaatatatccttatctGCAAATTCTTATAGCTTCTAACTGCAGCTTTCACGGGCACTAAGTGTTTTTTTAGcgttccgtagctgatctacagtctttttatCAAGTTCGATCTCGAATGTATCGGTCACCCTGGAATGAATAAAGCCTTAAAGAACACAAGCTATGTTTCATCATGTATTAAACGATAAATTGTTGCCACTCCGTTGATAAATATCTTCTTGTATCGTTGTATTCGTTCCGTTCCGGGTAAAgttgttattttaaatcagaaaaaaatcctttttttggtGTTATCTcttattaaaacaaattgatttttcccaTATCCACAAAAGTTTGACGTAACattcgaagcatgttttttggttttttttaagacattgaataacggaaaattgaagtgttgtaggtgaataatggGTGAAAAACATATATTTGAGCCAAACTGTGTAGAACTGCATCAAATTGATCTAATCGACCACGGATGTTTTGGACGGAaattgggtctaaaccggctgtttggagcaCGGATACATGTGCTCTAAGGAAACTGTCGGTTTACGGCATGGAAACCAAGAAGGCTATGCAAAGCTTGATGGATGAAGTTGTGTAAAACAATTGATAACTCATGATCATTAAAGAGAAAActagtgaaaatttttaaagttgatttgaatttttttaaactcgataaaataacaagttttaatttttggagtGTTGATGTGTTGTATTtcgctaatttttcaataataacacTGAGTATTTTCCATCTACAGGAGAAAATGTACCAGTACTCCATAATTATAGGGCTTTTCAAAAGATCCAGAGTGTACCgtcgtgataaaaaaaatacttcactATATATTTTATAAAGCTTACTCAACTAAGATGTGCacgaataaatttcattttaacacttttttagAATATAATGGAAAGgagattaaataatttaaaagttcatTACCATTTGCACCCAACCTAATGTTGATATTGACGGGGAGCTATTGGTTTGGAAAATTAGAGTTTTTAATTGCGGAACATCAGTGTGGCTCCGAATTCGAGACTTCCACACTTGGTTGTAGTGGCAATCATTCCGAATCAACATTTTGTGACGCGATGACCTCGCTGATTCATTTGACATTGTTGCTTGTTTCAGCTGGACTTAAAATCGTATCGGCACAGGAATTTGGTGTCGATGAGTTATTGGTGagatataaatcaatttttaaaaattattcttgttataagtttttttttcagcggtcTTCAATCAGCAGATTCAATTATCCAGTTGAGCTTCATCCGGTGGAGACGATTGATGGTTACAAACTGATGATGGCTCGGATTCCGGCTCCCGGAAAACCAATATTATTTTGTATGCACTCATTTTTGAGCTCTTCTGCTGAGTACACGGTTTTTGGACCGAAAAAATCACTGGCTTTTCTGGCATCTGAAGCAGGATTCGACGTTTGGCTTGGCAATGGTCGGGGCAACACATTTTCCCGAGCTCATCGTACAATTGATCCCAATCAGCGGAAATTTTGGAGCTTCAGTTTCCACGAGGCTGGCGTCTACGATCTTCCGGCCATGATTGACTATACGTTGAATGTGACGCAGAAACAGCAGCTACATTATGTGGGCCATTCACAAGGCTCGGTAAACTTTTTGGTGTTGACCTCGATGCTTCCACAGTACAACTCCAGGATTGCTAGTGCACATTTGTCAGCACCGGTAGCTTTCTGGTCTCAAAATACACTTCCGTTCAGATTAATTGATGATCAGCTGATCGAGGTGTTACACCTTCTGGATGACGCCGGCTACTGTGAAGTCTTTGGAAGATCCGATGATGAATTTTACGAACGATTGTCAGCAACCATCAAGGGCGGAGGATCAGTGacgaaaaatcttttctttCAAGGACTTTGGATGATAATTGGGAAGGACGAAAAAGGATTCAATCAATCTTCCTTGGATTCTATAATGGAATTTTTCCCAGCAGGAGCCTCCATTCGGCAGGCTCTTCATTTTACTCAAACCTACAAAACCGAAACGTTCAGTCAGTATGATTTCGGGAAGACGGAAAACATGAAGCGTTACGGTCGAGCGAGTCCTCCGGAATATCCATTACAGAATATCGTTGCTCCGGTAGCATTATACTATGGCCTGAATGATCCTCTGGTTGCCGTTGAAGATTTAGAGCTGCTTGCCGAAGAACTGCCTAATGTGATTTTGAAATATCAGGATCCTAATCCAAAATGGAACCACATGAATTTCGTTTTCGGTATTTATGGCTATACAATGCACAGGAAATTGTTAGAACTTGCTTCTAGGTATGAACaataatgagtttttttttaatgaaaaatttactatatttgaatcaaattgaaaGAACTCAACTTACTTACATAAGGTATGGATAAATTATCTCAAAGTTATAGGCCAGTGAAGTTtacctgtaaataaaataaacagaaaaaagtgattaattATCAGTTTCAAACTTGTAAGTAATAAGTATTTATAAGTGATCAAAGTCGAAAAAGTTCGATGAATGCTTGTGCAATCAAACATTTGCGAATATTAATaatatatgtatgtaggtaGATATAAAATACCGCTAGAGTATTGAAGTcacgaaacatgaaaaattaacatgaaaCCGTTTCAGATTAAATCGCTCGTGTAGGAGaatgtgaatggaaaaaataaacagattttgTCTTCACCGATACAAATGTTTAGTGTGAACTTGCAAATGTTCGTACATATTGAAGTGAATGTCTGTTTTTTGCGCTCCCGTGGCAAGAATTTGCATGCAAAAATGGGTGTATGAAGTGCTAATGAGATATCTAAACTAGCGACGGCATGCCAAAAGTGTGTGGCTTCGTCGTCGTCCGCATGGAGTTCAACTTATGCTAGGCGTAGGCGGGCCAAGTTCTCTCCGCAACTTTGGCTGGATGAGGGAGCCGTATTTTGTCCATATATGAGATGGGGCTTTGGCACAAACCTAACACCGAACAAACCTCCGCCCAGAATAATAAAAGAGCAATTAACATCCCTCGCGCGTATTGCGCCCAAATCTTGGCAAATTCCCACGCGCTATACCGCCATTATTGAAGCTGGGCTTGTTTGAGTAATTTGAACGTAAAAAGCAACGAGCGGCGTCACATAAGTCTGGCTATGGTTTTTTTCATCATCCAGTGTTCTATGACCGCAAATCTCCTCTTCTAAGTAGGTTCGTGATGGATTAGAATCAGATCTCGTACTGACACCTCAGTGCTATTATGTACGCAAAATATATGGCTTATTAACATGATTAAGCGTCTAAGAATCGTAGCCCTAAGAAGtccatcttaaaataaatatattatgATTCGTTTTTGAACTATCATTCAGCTAATAAAATacaattgtttaaaactttcaagATGCAATAACTGTGATTTAGTAAATGATAATACAATACTGATCACATGGTTACTCACATCTTAAGCtagctttttgaagtttttgattctcatacaaaatttgaaataccgaGCAACAGATGCccaaattttaaaacgtttcgatgccttaaattttttttaccaggaTGACGGATTGAGTGAATGATTTCTCGTATAAACTTTAGATTGGTTTCATTATTCTTTACCATCACTTGGtggataaatatttttcggcacttggtgtataaatatttttcgcagaatacccaaattatttaatttaatattttttttcaattcagttaCCAGTTTAGGGTAAGATGCAAAATAATGCAAATTTTAATAACACCTAGTAAATCTaatttccatatgctggaatatgattattTTACATAACGAGTTTGTTAAcagtaaaatttcatccatccaagcacttatttataatttttgtagaatttttttgacccctgaatgtatgcagcagtcTTAAGCATTTTCTTATCACAGCTTGTTAACATcaagctaaaaatgttgaatttagTTCTGAGaaaactaaatatttaaaattaaaattgcgcGATCACAATTATGTTTTTTGCGTCCAGAACAATATTTTGAGCATGTCTTGCTGTTGggtttcgaaacaaaaaattaaaacaatgtttcgagtttttttttcttcttgatttcgaATAACTCTCAAATTTGGCTGCATATTGCCAGAATTGGGTtgtaaaactttgaaatcaagttttgcacggtttttaaataaaacaaactgaATCTGCTCCGTACAAGtgtgaaaaaatatctggtgagctTAGCTTTGAATCATTTCCGATGTTCTGGTTTTTActattgataaaaatcatttgttgCCTGTGATCGGATTTTGAAATCTGTCtccagtttattattcttgattttcgttcGGTTCATTATTgggacaaaatcctgattcaaatctaaattttgcatttgaaactaaaatggaattgttttttttcatgtttgaaaaGGATCAGCATTCCGGaacattgaaagaaaaaaaataaatttacaaactatttttaatttttgagtttttgatttttactctttattcttatgcagaattgaacctttaaaaaatatcataatggttattcagaattgaaatatcagagtttcatcatacggaattttcattcagattcactagtTGAATTACTAATAACAAATTGAAGGAAGAATTCATAcagaaaatcaaagattcaaaataattaagtgatttctggttaaggatttttttttataaaatgccTATTTTGGTTAATTATTTtattgggaatttttgtttttaactgaGATCCAGATTAGATTTAGGCTTAAAATGCATAATtcagaatagaaataaaattcaaaattgcccagaaaaaaaaacaaatttggtgaaaactactttaagaaaataagatctaaattaattttcatgGTTACGTTCTTTGGAAAATAAAAGTTCcgattcaaatcatttttacagg
It includes:
- the LOC129742415 gene encoding lipase 3-like → MTSLIHLTLLLVSAGLKIVSAQEFGVDELLRSSISRFNYPVELHPVETIDGYKLMMARIPAPGKPILFCMHSFLSSSAEYTVFGPKKSLAFLASEAGFDVWLGNGRGNTFSRAHRTIDPNQRKFWSFSFHEAGVYDLPAMIDYTLNVTQKQQLHYVGHSQGSVNFLVLTSMLPQYNSRIASAHLSAPVAFWSQNTLPFRLIDDQLIEVLHLLDDAGYCEVFGRSDDEFYERLSATIKGGGSVTKNLFFQGLWMIIGKDEKGFNQSSLDSIMEFFPAGASIRQALHFTQTYKTETFSQYDFGKTENMKRYGRASPPEYPLQNIVAPVALYYGLNDPLVAVEDLELLAEELPNQMKMQNSNQPAAAAVDGTNIATCYKVISPADSFGYRPSTNASSNRIQIIHGGHLQ